A single genomic interval of Phycisphaeraceae bacterium harbors:
- a CDS encoding DUF1570 domain-containing protein gives MHSRRIASPMPTPARGRTQCHHAASSCRAFPRWSCVVLLLGMALLMAAAPQGPPPSWWQRTDPGPGRSLPTSRHYTIRSDLAFAETKAYADLLDTMYREYTRLMQGLRRRGQEHLTVYMFASPQDYRDTLRTRFGVNAAGSGGMFFVGPRGSGLAFFTGDLPRTRIEHVIRHEGFHQVAHSYFEGNLPPWANEGLAEYFGEAVVVDGTVIEGQVTPRTVSRVKALIDNEQVIPFAQLLARDSRTWNSAVTTGGASNQYLQAASMVQFLLWGEGGRLSSNFSAYLRHLNDGRDSVSAFRMAFGGTDDRVLAEFEQRWRSFAGSQRPGSFRAAAQRLEFMAEGVLALREKGVYPQDLESLRAALLEARFEQRLEGVHGGDTILRADDEGAFEVPVDQLQDARRAPLFLVNPAPANPRSGQRPPPRNRPNERGGAPGAGGEERGSSSSAGDSSKPPPPPELSTRNLRPRDLRMSWTEGADGRWSAQLRLK, from the coding sequence GTGCACTCGAGGCGCATCGCCAGCCCCATGCCGACTCCTGCACGAGGTCGCACCCAGTGTCACCACGCCGCGTCGTCGTGCAGGGCGTTCCCTCGCTGGTCCTGCGTTGTGCTCCTGCTCGGCATGGCGCTCCTGATGGCTGCTGCGCCGCAGGGTCCACCGCCGTCATGGTGGCAGCGGACCGATCCGGGCCCGGGCCGCTCGCTCCCGACCAGTCGCCACTACACGATTCGAAGCGATCTCGCGTTCGCGGAGACGAAGGCCTATGCCGATCTTCTTGACACGATGTACCGAGAGTACACGCGGCTCATGCAGGGGCTTCGCCGCCGGGGTCAGGAGCACCTGACGGTCTACATGTTCGCTTCGCCTCAGGACTACCGCGACACGCTGCGCACACGCTTCGGTGTGAACGCGGCGGGTTCGGGTGGCATGTTCTTCGTGGGGCCGCGTGGGTCCGGGCTCGCCTTCTTCACCGGTGATCTGCCGCGAACCCGCATCGAACATGTCATTCGCCACGAGGGCTTTCACCAGGTCGCGCACTCGTACTTCGAGGGGAATCTCCCGCCGTGGGCCAATGAAGGTCTTGCCGAGTACTTCGGTGAAGCGGTGGTGGTCGACGGCACGGTCATCGAGGGACAGGTGACGCCGCGGACCGTTTCGCGGGTGAAGGCGCTGATCGACAACGAGCAGGTGATTCCCTTCGCCCAGTTGCTTGCGCGCGACTCCAGGACATGGAACTCGGCGGTGACCACCGGCGGCGCGTCGAATCAGTACCTTCAAGCGGCGTCGATGGTGCAGTTCCTGCTCTGGGGTGAAGGCGGTCGCCTGAGCAGCAACTTCTCCGCATACCTTCGGCATCTCAACGATGGGCGCGACTCGGTGAGCGCCTTTCGCATGGCCTTCGGGGGCACGGATGACCGCGTCCTTGCGGAGTTCGAACAACGCTGGCGCTCCTTTGCGGGCTCGCAGAGGCCGGGCAGCTTTCGTGCGGCAGCGCAGCGGCTTGAGTTCATGGCCGAGGGCGTGCTTGCGCTCCGCGAGAAGGGGGTGTACCCCCAGGATCTCGAATCGCTGCGGGCGGCGTTGCTCGAGGCTCGCTTCGAGCAACGCTTGGAGGGCGTGCATGGCGGCGACACGATCCTGCGCGCCGATGATGAAGGGGCCTTCGAGGTGCCGGTCGATCAGCTTCAGGATGCGCGACGGGCGCCGCTGTTCCTCGTGAACCCGGCGCCCGCGAATCCGCGAAGCGGCCAGAGGCCTCCGCCTCGAAATCGCCCCAATGAACGAGGCGGCGCTCCGGGAGCCGGCGGAGAGGAGCGTGGTTCGTCCTCTTCCGCCGGGGATTCCTCGAAGCCGCCGCCTCCTCCCGAGTTGTCCACTCGGAACCTGCGACCGCGTGATCTCAGGATGTCATGGACGGAGGGCGCCGACGGGCGCTGGTCCGCTCAACTTCGCCTGAAGTGA
- a CDS encoding sigma-70 family RNA polymerase sigma factor yields the protein MLHPITTTFIDRLRNREEAAWFELWEVFGPVIRAHFAKWGRGSIGAETARDLTQETLAQLSGSIERFDPTRGVRFSTWLLSIARHVFGDEVDRRMAGKRGAGKRAASLDGMTPNDTDALLPDDEYERQVFRAKVLASIRAVEARSDFMIFQVFQLRVLEGMSGRDVAERVGVSEPTVSRHAAKVRDALRAELVRTISAYSFTEDESREAERAGLAAADAAFDTAIAEIYRAASREARNPGPSAPKSGGSGQSAAWSGITFPPRCA from the coding sequence ATGCTCCACCCCATTACCACCACCTTCATTGATCGCCTTCGGAATCGCGAGGAGGCCGCCTGGTTTGAGCTCTGGGAGGTGTTCGGTCCCGTGATCCGCGCCCACTTCGCCAAGTGGGGTCGCGGCTCCATCGGCGCCGAGACGGCCCGCGACCTCACCCAGGAGACTCTGGCCCAACTCTCCGGGTCGATCGAGCGCTTCGATCCGACACGAGGCGTGCGGTTCAGCACATGGCTTCTCTCCATCGCCCGTCATGTCTTTGGCGACGAGGTCGATCGCCGCATGGCCGGCAAGCGTGGCGCCGGCAAGCGTGCGGCGAGCCTCGATGGGATGACACCCAACGACACCGACGCGCTCCTGCCCGATGATGAGTATGAGCGACAGGTCTTCCGCGCGAAGGTCCTCGCATCCATCCGCGCGGTCGAAGCGCGATCGGACTTCATGATCTTTCAGGTCTTCCAGCTCCGCGTGCTCGAAGGCATGTCGGGACGGGATGTCGCGGAGCGCGTGGGAGTGAGCGAACCCACCGTGTCGCGCCACGCCGCGAAGGTGCGCGACGCGCTTCGAGCCGAGTTGGTGCGAACGATTTCCGCATACAGCTTCACCGAAGATGAATCGCGTGAGGCCGAACGGGCGGGACTTGCCGCGGCGGATGCCGCGTTCGACACGGCCATCGCCGAGATCTACCGGGCGGCATCGCGTGAGGCGAGGAACCCCGGACCGTCGGCGCCGAAGAGTGGTGGCAGCGGTCAGTCTGCCGCCTGGTCAGGCATCACCTTTCCGCCGAGGTGCGCGTGA
- the prpB gene encoding methylisocitrate lyase — MTSPSPSSGPQSSSPGARLRAACERGVVMIPGAFNALVAKAVAAAGFDACYISGGATANVAGYPDIGLITLTEMCRTIREVADASALPVVVDADTGYGEVESCVRTVVEYARAGAAALHVEDQVFPKRCGHLDGKELIAEEDMVEKVRAMAHHRPDPSFVIIARTDARHVEGFDAAVRRASAYRRAGADAIFPEGLESEEEFARFAKACPGLLLANMTEFGKTPDISAERFGELGYRMVIYPLSMMRVAMGEVTRGLATLRHEGTVRSLLPSMQTRKELYALLGYTPGEQWNFGPKRDRA, encoded by the coding sequence ATGACCTCCCCTTCGCCTTCATCAGGTCCGCAGTCGTCATCACCAGGGGCGCGACTCCGCGCGGCCTGCGAGCGCGGCGTGGTCATGATTCCCGGGGCATTCAATGCGCTCGTCGCGAAGGCCGTCGCCGCGGCGGGCTTCGACGCCTGCTACATCTCGGGCGGTGCGACGGCGAATGTCGCGGGCTACCCGGACATCGGCCTCATCACACTGACGGAGATGTGCCGGACTATTCGCGAAGTCGCGGATGCGTCGGCGCTGCCCGTGGTTGTCGACGCCGACACCGGATACGGCGAGGTCGAGTCATGCGTGCGCACGGTGGTTGAGTACGCGAGAGCCGGCGCGGCGGCTCTTCATGTCGAAGACCAGGTCTTCCCGAAGCGCTGCGGCCATCTCGACGGCAAGGAGCTGATTGCGGAGGAGGACATGGTCGAGAAGGTCCGCGCCATGGCGCACCATCGGCCCGATCCATCGTTCGTCATCATCGCGCGAACTGACGCGCGCCATGTCGAGGGATTCGACGCCGCCGTCCGGCGCGCCAGCGCGTATCGACGGGCCGGCGCCGATGCGATCTTCCCCGAAGGACTTGAGAGCGAAGAGGAGTTCGCGCGCTTCGCGAAGGCGTGTCCGGGCCTGTTGCTCGCGAACATGACCGAGTTCGGCAAGACGCCCGACATCAGCGCCGAGCGCTTTGGCGAGCTCGGCTATCGCATGGTGATCTACCCCCTCAGCATGATGCGTGTGGCCATGGGTGAGGTCACCCGCGGGCTGGCGACGCTTCGACACGAAGGCACGGTTCGATCGCTGCTTCCCTCGATGCAGACCCGCAAGGAGCTCTACGCGCTCCTCGGATACACGCCGGGTGAACAGTGGAACTTCGGTCCGAAGCGCGATCGGGCGTAG
- a CDS encoding chromophore lyase CpcT/CpeT: MRHDLFFTRRNGPLGMVRHIRAAAPLALLAGTLGACSSTPTPTPHGEAATKAASLMQGTFTSREQAQQDPSFREVTLRMAPIWTDRTDAKWLYVEQALASMPERPYRQRVYRVSQDADGTVESMVLSLPGDPLQYAGAWREAAPLGQLLPDLLEPLGGCVVFLRQEGASKFSGGTQGTNCVSTREGAAYTTSEVTLDERGITSWDRGFDANGAQVWGSTAGPYRFVRISTRPDAPLPAAGAAP, encoded by the coding sequence ATGCGCCACGACCTCTTCTTCACGCGGCGGAATGGGCCACTCGGCATGGTCCGTCACATCCGAGCGGCGGCGCCGCTCGCGCTGCTGGCGGGCACGCTCGGTGCCTGCAGCAGCACGCCCACCCCAACACCACACGGCGAGGCAGCGACAAAGGCAGCGTCGCTCATGCAAGGCACCTTCACCAGTCGTGAGCAGGCGCAGCAGGACCCCTCGTTCCGCGAGGTGACGCTGCGCATGGCGCCGATCTGGACCGATCGCACCGATGCGAAGTGGCTCTATGTCGAGCAGGCGCTCGCGTCGATGCCCGAGCGCCCTTATCGACAGCGTGTCTATCGCGTCTCACAGGATGCCGATGGCACGGTGGAGAGCATGGTCCTGTCACTGCCGGGCGATCCACTGCAATACGCAGGTGCCTGGAGAGAGGCGGCTCCCCTAGGGCAGTTGCTCCCCGATCTGCTCGAGCCGCTCGGTGGCTGCGTCGTCTTCCTGCGACAGGAGGGCGCAAGCAAGTTCTCGGGTGGCACGCAGGGCACGAACTGTGTGAGCACGAGAGAGGGCGCTGCGTACACCACCAGCGAAGTCACGCTCGATGAGCGCGGCATCACTTCATGGGATCGCGGCTTCGATGCCAATGGCGCGCAAGTGTGGGGTTCAACCGCGGGACCCTATCGATTCGTTCGCATCTCGACGCGTCCTGATGCGCCGCTGCCTGCGGCGGGAGCGGCGCCATGA
- a CDS encoding citrate synthase (catalyzes the formation of citrate from acetyl-CoA and oxaloacetate), whose translation MNAAPTTPSAKPVDTRGLAGQTAGETTICAVNQTQLIYRGYEIADLAENATFEEVAYLLLVGEKPTAAQLSAFKNELAEMRPVDKGILEIVGRIAEKQPGQADVHPMSILRTGISLLSHVDPECEDNSPEAELRKSKRLLAKIPTIIGYGQMRRDGKTPVSPDPNLDHAANLLWCMTGVKPDALAARIMDVSLILYAEHDFNASTFACRVIASTETDMHSAVCGGVGALKGPLHGGANEMAMEMLKDIDRDCAGGRMTVNAWMQRAFEEKRKLMGFGHRVYKNGDHRAGILRAWGLKLAEKLGPDAKKWFDLGDEVQAIMLRDKKIHPNVDFPCGMTYFIMGIPVPQYTPIFVASRITGWCAHIMEQHANNRIIRPLAEYKGPTLRKWKA comes from the coding sequence ATGAACGCCGCTCCAACGACTCCCTCCGCGAAGCCGGTCGACACCCGTGGCCTTGCCGGCCAGACGGCCGGTGAAACCACCATCTGCGCCGTCAACCAGACGCAGCTCATCTACCGGGGGTATGAAATCGCCGACCTCGCCGAGAACGCGACCTTCGAGGAGGTGGCCTACCTTCTCTTGGTGGGCGAGAAGCCCACGGCCGCGCAGCTCAGCGCGTTCAAGAACGAGCTCGCTGAAATGCGCCCCGTCGACAAGGGAATCCTTGAGATCGTCGGTCGCATCGCGGAGAAGCAGCCCGGGCAGGCCGATGTGCACCCGATGAGCATTCTGCGGACGGGCATCTCGCTCCTCTCCCATGTCGACCCGGAGTGTGAAGACAACTCTCCCGAGGCGGAGTTGCGCAAGTCGAAGCGGCTGCTCGCCAAGATTCCGACGATCATCGGCTACGGCCAGATGCGACGAGACGGCAAGACGCCCGTCTCGCCGGACCCGAATCTCGACCACGCCGCGAACCTGCTCTGGTGCATGACCGGCGTGAAGCCGGATGCGCTCGCCGCGCGGATCATGGATGTCTCGCTGATCCTCTACGCCGAGCACGACTTCAATGCGAGCACCTTCGCCTGTCGCGTCATCGCGAGCACCGAGACGGACATGCATTCGGCCGTGTGCGGCGGAGTGGGCGCGCTCAAGGGACCGCTGCACGGCGGTGCGAACGAGATGGCGATGGAGATGCTCAAGGACATCGATCGCGACTGCGCCGGCGGTCGCATGACCGTGAACGCGTGGATGCAGCGGGCCTTCGAGGAGAAGCGCAAGCTCATGGGCTTCGGCCATCGCGTCTACAAGAACGGCGATCACCGCGCCGGCATCCTGCGAGCATGGGGTCTGAAGCTGGCGGAGAAGCTCGGTCCTGATGCGAAGAAGTGGTTTGACCTGGGCGACGAAGTCCAGGCGATCATGCTCCGCGACAAGAAGATTCATCCGAATGTCGACTTCCCCTGCGGCATGACCTACTTCATCATGGGCATTCCCGTGCCGCAGTACACGCCGATCTTCGTGGCGAGCCGCATCACGGGTTGGTGCGCCCACATCATGGAGCAGCACGCAAACAACCGGATCATTCGGCCGCTGGCTGAGTACAAGGGACCCACACTTCGAAAGTGGAAGGCCTGA
- a CDS encoding 3-hydroxybutyryl-CoA dehydrogenase (converts (S)-3-hydroxybutanoyl-CoA to 3-acetoacetyl-CoA) codes for MSTATMTAPSSSAMTSVKTIVIIGAGTMGSGIALTAAQHGLSAIQVDVNEKQLETARGYHRKTLSRAVEKGKLQQADADAALGRIRYASAIADAKDADWAVEAVSENAELKKRIFREMSATFKQEVVLATNTSSISITDIATAVGDAAPRVIGMHFFNPVPVMALVEVIRGIATSDETTSRTIELAKAMGKTPVTANDRAGFVSNRVLMPLINEAFHAWMGGVAKPEDIDQIMKLGCNFPMGPLRLADFIGLDVCHDIMMVLHRELGDPKFFPCPLLRQLVQAGRLGDKSGRGVFEYPSRG; via the coding sequence ATGAGCACCGCGACCATGACCGCCCCTTCGAGTTCAGCCATGACCAGTGTCAAGACGATCGTCATCATCGGAGCCGGGACCATGGGGTCGGGCATTGCGCTGACCGCCGCGCAGCACGGGCTCTCCGCGATCCAGGTCGATGTCAACGAGAAGCAGCTCGAGACTGCTCGGGGCTACCACCGCAAGACGCTTTCGCGCGCGGTCGAGAAGGGCAAGCTTCAGCAGGCGGACGCCGACGCGGCGCTCGGTCGCATCCGCTATGCGAGTGCGATCGCCGATGCGAAGGACGCCGATTGGGCGGTCGAGGCGGTCAGTGAGAACGCCGAGCTCAAGAAGCGCATCTTTCGCGAGATGTCCGCGACCTTCAAGCAGGAGGTCGTTCTGGCCACGAACACTTCAAGCATCTCGATCACCGACATCGCGACGGCCGTGGGTGACGCGGCGCCGCGGGTGATCGGCATGCACTTCTTCAACCCGGTGCCGGTGATGGCGCTGGTCGAGGTCATTCGCGGCATCGCGACGAGCGATGAGACGACCTCGCGCACCATCGAGCTCGCCAAGGCGATGGGCAAGACGCCCGTCACGGCGAATGACCGCGCCGGGTTCGTCAGCAATCGCGTGCTGATGCCGCTCATCAACGAGGCGTTCCATGCGTGGATGGGTGGCGTGGCGAAGCCCGAGGACATCGATCAGATCATGAAGCTCGGTTGCAACTTCCCGATGGGACCGCTGCGCCTCGCTGACTTCATCGGCCTCGATGTCTGCCACGACATCATGATGGTGCTCCACCGCGAGCTGGGTGATCCGAAGTTCTTCCCATGCCCGCTGCTGAGGCAACTGGTGCAGGCCGGACGCCTGGGCGACAAGAGTGGCCGGGGTGTCTTTGAGTACCCATCCCGAGGGTGA
- a CDS encoding VOC family protein has product MFRGGLPDDLDHLLIGVDRLESAMEWFESRLGVRPKAGGRHERWGTHNALLGAGGGRYLEILALDPDAPADARALGAETFGLSAGMSTHVVGWCAAARDLGARVEAAARGGVDLGAPLDGGRERPDGSRVRWRITPPLLLGGGLIPFLIEWGESVHPSTDAPEGIRLVRLEGEHPDPERIWRMLAAIGSRLSVSRGPRARLIATIEGPAGSVTLAEAPSVPVRSR; this is encoded by the coding sequence ATGTTTCGCGGCGGTCTCCCCGACGATCTCGATCATCTGCTGATTGGGGTGGATCGCCTCGAGAGTGCCATGGAGTGGTTCGAGTCGCGGCTTGGTGTGCGCCCGAAGGCGGGGGGGCGACATGAGCGCTGGGGCACCCACAATGCGCTGCTCGGCGCCGGCGGAGGCCGTTACCTCGAGATCCTCGCGCTCGATCCTGACGCACCTGCGGACGCGCGGGCCCTCGGAGCGGAGACCTTCGGGCTGAGCGCGGGCATGTCGACGCATGTCGTGGGGTGGTGCGCGGCCGCACGCGATCTCGGTGCACGGGTGGAAGCGGCGGCACGGGGTGGCGTGGACCTTGGCGCGCCGCTTGATGGAGGTCGAGAGCGACCTGACGGATCGAGAGTCAGATGGCGCATCACGCCGCCGCTGCTTCTGGGAGGGGGGTTGATTCCCTTCCTGATCGAGTGGGGCGAGAGTGTGCACCCTTCGACTGATGCGCCCGAAGGCATTCGGCTGGTGCGTCTCGAGGGCGAGCATCCCGACCCCGAGCGCATCTGGCGCATGCTCGCCGCGATCGGGAGTCGCCTTTCGGTGAGTCGGGGCCCACGCGCGAGATTGATTGCCACCATCGAGGGACCTGCGGGTTCGGTCACGCTCGCCGAAGCGCCGAGCGTGCCGGTCCGGAGTCGTTGA
- the solA gene encoding N-methyl-L-tryptophan oxidase, translating to MRRTCDVIVIGLGAMGSAACASLAASGLRVLGLEQFTRGHDRGSSHGGSRVVRWTYFEDPAYMPLLMRAREGWAEVEATSGQRLLDLCGVVYVGDPKGEVLEGVRRSGRDYGIAVEELDRDACRERLPWFAVPEGAAAILEPGGGFVRPEAAILAQLRLAEGHGAVIQEGEKVESIEEHGASVRVETVAEEYDAAAVVVTAGAWTGRLARACGADLRPTRQVMAWIDGSKAASESSMPPARADMPVWFFEDGPRGPFYGIPDRGASSERASGPFPPGAKVARHLPGEAIDPDAPRRAPTDEEVADLADAMRRLVPGASGPVSGSALCMYTMTADANFIIDRVPGTRAIFLAAGFSGHGFKFAPVVGEILTGLVARGGTGYDIGFLRADRFRARGSRG from the coding sequence ATGCGCCGGACATGCGATGTCATCGTCATCGGTCTCGGTGCGATGGGATCGGCGGCGTGTGCATCGCTCGCGGCGTCGGGGTTGCGCGTGCTCGGGCTTGAGCAATTCACGCGGGGGCATGATCGCGGCAGTTCGCATGGGGGCTCACGCGTGGTGCGCTGGACCTATTTCGAGGATCCGGCCTATATGCCGCTCTTGATGCGGGCTCGCGAAGGGTGGGCGGAAGTCGAGGCGACTTCGGGCCAGAGACTTCTCGACCTTTGCGGCGTGGTCTATGTCGGTGATCCGAAGGGGGAAGTGCTTGAAGGTGTCCGTCGAAGCGGGCGCGACTATGGGATTGCCGTCGAGGAGCTCGATCGAGACGCGTGCCGAGAGCGCCTTCCGTGGTTTGCGGTCCCTGAGGGCGCGGCGGCGATCCTCGAACCGGGGGGCGGCTTCGTTCGCCCGGAGGCGGCCATCCTCGCGCAGCTTCGCCTGGCTGAAGGGCACGGCGCGGTGATCCAGGAAGGGGAGAAGGTCGAGTCGATCGAAGAGCATGGCGCGAGTGTCCGCGTCGAGACGGTCGCCGAGGAGTACGACGCGGCGGCGGTGGTCGTTACGGCGGGCGCGTGGACTGGTCGCCTCGCCCGAGCCTGCGGCGCGGACCTTCGTCCCACCCGGCAGGTGATGGCGTGGATCGATGGCAGCAAGGCGGCGAGCGAATCATCCATGCCGCCCGCGCGGGCCGACATGCCGGTGTGGTTCTTCGAAGACGGTCCGAGGGGACCCTTCTATGGCATTCCTGATCGAGGCGCGTCGAGCGAACGGGCGAGCGGGCCCTTTCCGCCGGGAGCGAAGGTGGCCCGGCATCTGCCCGGAGAAGCGATCGACCCCGATGCTCCGAGGCGGGCGCCCACTGACGAGGAGGTGGCGGACCTCGCCGATGCGATGCGTCGACTTGTTCCGGGTGCGTCCGGTCCCGTGAGTGGCAGCGCACTGTGCATGTACACCATGACCGCCGACGCGAACTTCATCATCGATCGCGTGCCGGGCACGCGCGCGATCTTCCTCGCCGCCGGCTTCTCGGGGCACGGATTCAAGTTCGCGCCCGTGGTGGGGGAGATCCTCACCGGTCTCGTCGCGCGGGGCGGCACGGGGTACGACATTGGCTTCCTCCGGGCCGACCGCTTTCGCGCACGGGGCTCGCGGGGCTGA
- a CDS encoding MFS transporter, protein MRSDPPSAEAQAPTVRDLFFTRRSASLLVLGFAGGVPYTIATVSMQGAFTSAGASEAAIGALSLLLLPYTLKVLWAPLVDALLPQRLAELGRRRAWILASQAGIAASLVGVSLVTFASGEERPLLALFFGLALCMTICSATQDVAADAYRIDISPPATRAAAASVFVMGYRLALALLGAGSLIVGGWATMKWGAAFGWGITFAGLALIMPLLALGTLFAPKPEGDQPEPSSLSSRLARSVVEPFRDLAERFGSRLVALLAFIFIFKLPDNLAIPMTLPFLQRHLGYELADIGWVRQAIGLGVTIGGALIGAMLVPRLGLRRSLFVFGIVQATSTASFAWLAMHAAAVAPDAPGIPALIIAVVIEYLGIGLVTAGFVAFLMSLCTPRYSATQYALLTAVMTLGVALAGAQSGNIFQWLLAASDGDATAAWFRFFLLCVASGAIGLALIPWVTERRFRAPRAVPPRAAP, encoded by the coding sequence GTGCGGAGTGACCCGCCGAGTGCAGAAGCGCAAGCTCCGACAGTCCGGGATCTCTTTTTCACTCGTCGCAGCGCGTCACTGCTGGTTCTCGGATTCGCCGGTGGAGTGCCCTACACCATCGCGACCGTCTCGATGCAGGGTGCCTTCACCTCTGCTGGCGCGTCGGAAGCGGCCATCGGCGCACTATCCCTCCTGCTTCTGCCCTACACGCTGAAGGTGCTCTGGGCCCCGTTGGTCGATGCGCTCCTTCCGCAGAGGCTCGCAGAGCTCGGGCGACGACGAGCGTGGATTCTCGCCTCGCAAGCGGGCATTGCCGCCTCTCTTGTCGGCGTGTCGCTGGTGACCTTCGCCTCGGGCGAAGAGCGGCCGCTCCTCGCGCTCTTCTTCGGGCTGGCGCTCTGCATGACCATCTGTTCCGCCACGCAGGATGTGGCGGCTGACGCCTATCGCATTGACATCTCGCCCCCGGCCACGCGTGCGGCGGCCGCAAGCGTCTTCGTGATGGGCTACCGCCTCGCCCTGGCGCTTCTCGGCGCCGGCTCGCTCATTGTCGGCGGATGGGCCACGATGAAGTGGGGCGCAGCCTTCGGGTGGGGGATCACCTTCGCGGGATTGGCTCTGATCATGCCACTTCTCGCGCTCGGGACGCTCTTCGCCCCCAAACCTGAGGGCGATCAACCCGAGCCCTCGTCACTTTCATCGCGGCTCGCCCGAAGCGTGGTCGAACCGTTCCGGGATCTCGCCGAGCGCTTCGGGAGTCGCCTGGTGGCGCTGCTCGCATTCATCTTCATCTTCAAGTTGCCGGACAACCTGGCGATTCCGATGACGCTGCCATTTCTTCAACGGCATCTGGGCTATGAACTGGCCGACATCGGATGGGTGCGACAAGCGATCGGCCTCGGCGTCACGATCGGCGGAGCGCTCATTGGCGCCATGCTTGTGCCTCGACTCGGGTTGCGAAGGAGCTTGTTCGTCTTCGGCATCGTGCAGGCGACAAGCACCGCGTCGTTCGCGTGGCTCGCGATGCACGCCGCCGCGGTCGCTCCTGACGCGCCCGGCATTCCTGCGCTCATCATTGCGGTCGTCATCGAGTACCTCGGTATCGGCTTGGTGACGGCGGGCTTCGTGGCCTTCCTGATGTCGCTCTGCACGCCGCGCTACTCCGCGACGCAGTACGCACTCCTGACGGCTGTCATGACACTCGGTGTTGCGCTCGCCGGGGCGCAGAGCGGCAACATCTTCCAGTGGTTGCTGGCCGCATCCGATGGTGATGCGACGGCGGCCTGGTTCCGCTTCTTCCTGCTCTGTGTGGCTTCGGGCGCGATTGGTCTTGCCCTGATTCCGTGGGTCACCGAGCGGCGCTTCAGAGCGCCGAGAGCGGTGCCGCCGCGCGCCGCCCCCTGA